In one Sporichthyaceae bacterium genomic region, the following are encoded:
- a CDS encoding Gldg family protein produces the protein MVTLLRRELSSLSLWAGTYAIAFGFIIISGVFFINLVSTNNSADLASYFANIVNLFGLICPVLAARALAEERASGALLVTLAWPVPRWALILSKFVANTLFTWLLASISWIYYAQLNSYAEPDRARAFGGWLGVLLVVMLFNAISLAVCSRTATSASGAFLSFVVLLFFLVEHFLPESFRHHLDQFAPFDHLDPMLRGIIYYSDVLYFVVLSLAGLGMALYAISRRRAGTDRQVIVRRVLAVVAVVFVFLATPGIADAADGQIDLTPQKRETVSDATKEVIKKVGNVPITLTAFTADISQGAARVRSTVREYAAAGANIKGVIIDPDISPAQAAGSGITDYDTYLLQVGDKKQEIDDLVESTVTSGISLLGQKNPPVACFVQGHGERQFGDPGAEGLTSFAARLRIAGYSPARLFLAGKGAQDLLHQCKVVVMMGPRTTLLPEEITLLQNYAEQKGRLILAADSVRGDIPQLNSLIQPWGLQLSSHAIQDPQSLADDPNAIVSSRYPTASPIVDVLDHDNTPVIFANTLSIGESAAASAEGAGQITHLVSSSPKSYQVDAAGKKIKKSEGEYTLAALTNATELTGAGTQAVLASTRIAVLGSAAVASNEYQKAFGDQEFFIRLLQYVAQDDQIVSAYRDVGANAQFNITGPQRRTLIRKCVVFPGLAALVFIPFVLWRLKRG, from the coding sequence GTGGTCACGTTGTTGAGGCGGGAACTGAGCTCGCTGTCGCTATGGGCGGGTACCTACGCCATCGCGTTCGGTTTCATCATCATTTCCGGCGTCTTCTTCATCAACCTGGTCAGCACCAACAACTCCGCCGACCTGGCGTCCTACTTCGCGAACATCGTCAACCTTTTCGGGCTGATCTGCCCGGTGCTGGCGGCCCGGGCCTTGGCCGAGGAACGCGCCAGTGGTGCGCTGCTGGTGACCCTGGCCTGGCCGGTGCCGCGCTGGGCGTTGATCCTGTCCAAGTTCGTCGCGAACACGCTGTTCACCTGGCTGCTGGCGTCGATCTCCTGGATCTACTACGCCCAGCTCAATTCCTACGCCGAACCGGACCGGGCCCGGGCCTTCGGGGGTTGGCTCGGCGTCTTGTTGGTCGTGATGCTGTTCAACGCGATCAGCTTGGCGGTGTGCTCGCGGACCGCCACCTCGGCCAGCGGTGCCTTCCTCAGCTTCGTCGTGCTGTTGTTCTTCCTGGTCGAGCACTTCCTGCCGGAGAGCTTCCGCCACCACCTCGACCAGTTCGCTCCGTTCGACCATCTGGACCCGATGCTGCGCGGGATCATCTATTACTCCGACGTGCTGTATTTCGTGGTGCTGTCGCTGGCCGGTCTGGGCATGGCGTTGTACGCGATCAGCCGTCGTCGGGCCGGCACCGACCGGCAGGTGATTGTCCGTCGGGTGCTGGCGGTGGTCGCCGTGGTGTTCGTTTTCCTGGCCACGCCGGGCATCGCTGATGCCGCTGACGGCCAGATCGACCTGACGCCGCAGAAGCGGGAGACGGTGTCCGATGCGACCAAGGAGGTCATCAAGAAGGTCGGCAACGTGCCGATCACCCTCACCGCCTTCACCGCCGACATCAGCCAGGGTGCGGCCCGGGTGCGTTCCACGGTGCGCGAGTACGCTGCCGCCGGGGCGAACATCAAGGGCGTCATCATCGACCCGGACATCTCCCCGGCGCAGGCCGCCGGGTCCGGCATCACCGACTACGACACCTACCTGCTCCAGGTCGGGGACAAGAAGCAGGAGATCGACGACCTGGTGGAGTCGACGGTCACCTCCGGCATCTCGCTGCTGGGACAGAAGAACCCGCCGGTGGCCTGCTTCGTGCAGGGGCACGGCGAGCGGCAATTCGGCGACCCCGGTGCGGAGGGCCTGACCTCGTTCGCCGCCCGGTTGCGGATCGCCGGGTACTCCCCGGCCCGGTTGTTTCTGGCCGGCAAGGGTGCGCAGGACCTGCTGCACCAGTGCAAGGTCGTGGTGATGATGGGGCCGCGCACCACGTTGCTGCCGGAAGAGATCACGCTGCTGCAGAACTATGCCGAGCAGAAGGGCCGGCTGATTCTCGCCGCGGACTCGGTTCGCGGGGACATCCCGCAACTCAACTCGTTGATCCAGCCGTGGGGTCTGCAGTTGTCGTCGCACGCGATCCAGGACCCGCAGTCGCTGGCCGATGACCCGAACGCGATCGTCTCCTCCCGATACCCGACCGCCTCGCCGATCGTGGACGTGCTCGACCACGACAACACCCCGGTGATCTTCGCGAACACCCTGTCCATCGGCGAGAGCGCGGCCGCCAGCGCCGAGGGCGCCGGGCAGATCACCCACCTGGTCTCGTCCAGCCCGAAGAGCTACCAGGTGGACGCGGCAGGCAAGAAGATCAAAAAGTCCGAGGGCGAGTACACGCTGGCGGCGCTGACCAACGCGACCGAACTGACCGGTGCCGGCACCCAAGCGGTGCTGGCCAGTACCCGCATCGCCGTGCTCGGCAGCGCCGCCGTCGCCTCGAATGAGTATCAGAAGGCGTTCGGCGATCAGGAGTTCTTCATCCGATTGCTGCAGTACGTGGCGCAGGACGACCAGATCGTCTCGGCCTATCGTGACGTCG